In Rhodococcus rhodochrous, a single genomic region encodes these proteins:
- a CDS encoding AAA family ATPase — protein sequence MTTPQLSLTVRLNTSAADSRRGVVRLHPEALAALGLREWDAIALVGARRTAVVAGLAPTGTPTGTILLDDVVLSNTGLKEDATVVVAPVTVYGARTVTVTGSTLARQSIPETTLRQALLGKVLTVGDAVSLLPRDLGPGTSNAETTRALSRTFAIAWTTELLTVSSVDPAGPVSVQPNTAVVWGGGQDALSSSVPSASGFVSSGFVASSPATDRSEPVPIPAVPPAPPVEDLVGVQAQVAKLSEWLTLSLDEPELLRTLGASPHLGVLVTGPAGVGKATFVRSVVADRRLVEVDGPGVGALAADDRLRRISAAAEAVRGGGVLLLTDVDAVLPADTEPVATLILDELRRVVDTEGAVLIATTAHPDDVDSRLRAPEICDRELSLPLPDGATRRVLLDVLLRSVPATGLDLAAVAGRTPGFVVADLAALCREAALRAASRANRDDDEPSLVQDDLLGALEVIRPLSRSGTEELAIGSVSLDDVGDMVETKQALTEAVLWPLQHPDSFERLGVDPPRGVLLYGPPGCGKTYLVRALAGTGRLSVHAVKGAELMDKWVGASEKAVRELFERARNSAPALVFLDEIDALAPRRGQSSDSGVSDRVVASLLTELDGVEPLRDVVVVGATNRPDLIDPALLRPGRLERLVFVPPPDADARAAILKTAGRSVPLADDVDLDELAAGLDGYSAADCSAMLREAALAAMRRNVDAAVVTAEDVAVAREKVRPSLDPAQVAHLQAYAEGR from the coding sequence GTGACGACCCCACAACTCTCACTCACCGTCCGGCTCAACACCTCCGCCGCCGACTCGCGGCGGGGTGTCGTGCGTCTGCACCCCGAGGCGCTGGCCGCCCTGGGCCTGCGGGAATGGGACGCGATCGCGTTGGTGGGAGCGCGTCGCACGGCGGTCGTGGCGGGTCTCGCGCCGACCGGCACCCCGACCGGCACGATCCTGCTCGACGACGTGGTGCTGTCGAACACGGGCCTGAAGGAGGACGCGACGGTCGTCGTCGCACCCGTGACGGTCTACGGCGCGCGCACGGTGACGGTCACCGGATCCACCCTCGCGCGGCAGTCGATCCCGGAGACGACCCTGCGTCAGGCACTGCTCGGGAAGGTCCTCACCGTCGGCGACGCGGTGTCGTTGCTCCCGCGCGATCTCGGACCGGGCACGAGCAACGCCGAGACGACGCGGGCGTTGTCGCGGACGTTCGCGATCGCGTGGACCACCGAACTGCTCACCGTCTCGTCGGTGGATCCGGCCGGACCGGTGAGCGTGCAGCCGAACACCGCGGTCGTATGGGGTGGTGGTCAGGACGCTCTGTCGTCGTCCGTGCCGTCCGCCTCCGGATTCGTCTCGTCGGGCTTCGTCGCCTCCTCCCCCGCGACCGACCGGTCCGAACCGGTCCCCATCCCGGCTGTGCCTCCGGCACCCCCGGTCGAGGACCTCGTGGGTGTGCAGGCCCAGGTCGCGAAGCTCTCCGAATGGCTCACCCTCTCGCTCGACGAACCGGAACTGCTGCGCACCCTCGGCGCGTCGCCGCACCTCGGCGTGCTCGTCACCGGCCCCGCCGGGGTCGGTAAGGCGACCTTCGTGCGCTCGGTCGTCGCGGACCGGCGTCTGGTGGAGGTCGACGGGCCGGGCGTGGGTGCGCTCGCCGCCGACGATCGGCTGCGCCGGATCTCCGCGGCCGCCGAAGCGGTGCGCGGCGGTGGCGTCCTGCTGCTCACCGACGTCGACGCCGTGCTGCCCGCCGACACCGAACCCGTCGCGACGTTGATCCTCGACGAGCTGCGGCGGGTCGTCGACACCGAGGGCGCGGTGCTGATCGCGACCACCGCGCATCCCGACGACGTCGACTCCCGGCTGCGCGCCCCGGAGATCTGCGACCGCGAACTGTCCCTGCCGCTGCCCGACGGTGCGACCCGCCGGGTCCTGCTCGACGTGCTGCTGCGTTCGGTGCCGGCCACCGGCCTCGATCTCGCTGCCGTCGCCGGTCGCACTCCCGGCTTCGTCGTCGCCGACCTCGCGGCACTGTGTCGCGAGGCGGCACTGCGCGCGGCGTCCCGGGCGAATCGCGACGACGACGAACCGTCGCTCGTCCAGGACGACCTGCTCGGCGCGCTCGAGGTGATCCGTCCGCTGTCGCGGTCGGGCACCGAGGAGCTGGCGATCGGCAGCGTGAGTCTCGACGACGTCGGCGACATGGTCGAGACGAAGCAGGCACTGACCGAAGCCGTCCTGTGGCCGCTGCAGCATCCCGATTCGTTCGAGCGCCTCGGTGTCGACCCGCCGCGCGGTGTGCTGCTGTATGGCCCGCCCGGCTGCGGCAAGACCTATCTCGTCCGCGCCCTCGCCGGCACCGGGCGCCTGAGCGTCCACGCCGTCAAGGGCGCCGAACTGATGGACAAGTGGGTCGGCGCCTCGGAGAAGGCGGTACGCGAACTGTTCGAGCGTGCCCGCAACTCGGCGCCGGCACTGGTGTTCCTCGACGAGATCGACGCGCTCGCGCCGCGCCGCGGGCAGAGCTCCGATTCCGGGGTGTCCGACCGGGTCGTCGCGTCGCTGCTCACCGAACTCGACGGTGTCGAACCCCTGCGCGACGTCGTGGTGGTCGGGGCCACGAACCGACCCGACCTCATCGATCCGGCGCTGCTGCGTCCCGGCCGCCTCGAACGTCTCGTGTTCGTGCCGCCGCCGGACGCCGACGCCCGGGCCGCGATCCTGAAGACCGCGGGACGGTCGGTGCCGCTCGCCGACGACGTCGACCTCGACGAGCTGGCCGCCGGACTCGACGGCTACTCGGCCGCGGACTGCTCGGCGATGCTGCGCGAGGCCGCGCTCGCTGCGATGCGGCGCAACGTCGACGCCGCCGTGGTGACAGCGGAGGACGTCGCGGTGGCCCGGGAGAAGGTGCGGCCCTCGCTCGATCCCGCGCAGGTCGCGCATCTGCAGGCCTACGCGGAGGGCCGTTGA